The Astatotilapia calliptera chromosome 2, fAstCal1.2, whole genome shotgun sequence genome includes a window with the following:
- the LOC113033157 gene encoding uncharacterized protein KIAA1211-like isoform X1, which yields MSWFQYLRDDFTLRPFEIQQTHSDSAAMASGTPDVTTNQEPAEVQEECSGKKKSKFQTFKRFFARKKRKDPSAAGADASLKASQSSDNVSKASESNTLTRAEKDKGSGSKISLGGKALSHDSVFVSDSSEANEALGASQDSIHGKVKSLQLQLKQAIKLGSPPSLMCVKRAEDPATMSEDDGLPCSPPEYTTVHTNQAQANSSISLEGIDSDEDRLSCAASSRAVSPLVVPGDFSQPASPFVCLDNSAAKHKLALRQKARRRPASRTEGKAGQESEMEAKLTTSTPLQDQQEAEEVADVLLKPEVEREENEEEESEETDQPQHSIQSLLGDEEEGEDESDAEQDVSHGPDTSSPPEPSHSEEEDSDSQPLPSSKLSSSASSLDSPRATPEPPSGLTDTSMASSAAESKNVSDSASESEEDGLQNHGEEENSFLQEVLSSLKTPLVSASLDMKTEGAVLEMKEEEVKEKEEEEVEMEEEEEVKEEEEEVDESLSSQAAPSCSMLSDQTTKEEEQVVTSLWQEEEEGGVDAEEETEEEEEEEEPAVERFIRSDDEEKGEEQAVEVKPEEDDSVLSCQTISQAGDDNVGQEDGESEGGDEEEAIKLEKSEMEEEGREMREEDEEVETTERTEVEEAEEAVEGEERGAEEMPEMLPDTPGEEVQVVAQEVDEGVALEGDAVCAVKLKDDDQIPAEMSDQGLTTEQKEQDFNQNSGDETEEGEDTVEEGADLSVGLDQSEKGVGGSQSDADQSEQELESEEATPQSDTKQMEECPSEAAEQDDGSPEPPPLSLQSPKSEARSPTKTSTAIVHINLVSPSSEKATSLFQLPPAAADSSDSASEAASHDTESTSADKEEADGVEEEEEEETHQDAASPAPAEEKTSQPPCSPDHTKVRFTIAPAWQRSQSLNPPPSPPASVSSPFAVAPSSCEEPETVTEDSVTKAELATSPKVELVLSPSRVKTAKPQSSVTPAPPKISTSASIEESSVIVEGNPDNPFGVRLRKTSALLRFSSEEENTEPPTESQTQPPSSKVDSPQPVSVKPSICPPVSIKPALPKKPEVQAESGGKLKRVSDSVAGRAVSTGSDPPSWISVAKQKQKIYKENSLEEITVKKEDQERKSSLPTYVCSAASKEQGTKTAETKGKGAHLEMSKPSVSPDKEARRPFSPPTPVPPQPLKSQPLPCVAPKPYVPPPQEKYPPQPNPPQRCLSTPDAPKSPATPSSPSKTPLTCSPFPSRTASEKPVLRAPGLPGQTPPSQRNLPPTTLAQDEPPWMALAKKKAKAWSEMPQIVQ from the exons CAGTGACAGTGCTGCCATGGCATCAGGAACTCCAGACGTGAcgaccaatcaggagcctgctGAAGTCCAGGAAGAGTGCTCAG GAAAGAAGAAGTCCAAGTTCCAAACGTTTAAAAGGTTCTTTgccaggaagaagagaaaggatCCATCAGCTGCAGGAGCGGACGCGAGCCTTAAAGCCAGCCAGTCGAGTGACAATGTCAGCaaagcatcagagagcaacacaCTCACTCGAGCAGAGAAGGATAAAGGCTCTGG GTCGAAGATCAGTCTGGGAGGCAAGGCTTTGTCACATGACTCCGTGTTTGTTTCTGACTCATCGGAGGCGAACGAGGCTCTGGGGGCATCGCAGGACAGCATTCATGGGAAGGTGAAATCACTCCAG cttcAGCTGAAGCAGGCCATCAAACTGGGCTCTCCACCGTCTCTGATGTGTGTGAAGAGGGCAGAAGATCCTGCGACCATGTCTGAGGATGACGGCCTACCCTGCAGCCCACCAGAATACACAACAGTTCACACG aatcaggctcaggcgAACAGTTCCATCAGTCTGGAGGGAATAGACAGCGATGAGGACCGG CTGTCCTGCGCAGCCTCCAGCAGAGCAGTGAGCCCCCTGGTGGTTCCAGGAGACTTCAGCCAGCCGGCCAGTCCTTTTGTCTGTCTGGATAACTCTGCAGCCAAGCACAAGCTGGCCCTGAGGCAAAAAGCCAGGAGGAGACCTGCCAGT CGAACAGAGGGGAAAGCAGGGCAAGAGTCTGAGATGGAGGCGAAGCTGACGACCTCCACACCGCTGCAAGACCAGCAGGAGGCAGAAG AAGTGGCTGATGTTCTGCTGAAACCAGAAGTTGAGAGGGAGgaaaatgaggaagaggagagcgAGGAGACGGATCAACCACAACATTCCATACAATCCCTGTTgggagatgaggaggagggagaagatGAGTCCGATGCCGAACAGGATGTTTCTCACGGCCCGGACACTTCCTCTCCTCCTGAGCCAAGTCACTCGGAGGAAGAAGACTCCGACAGCCAGCCCCTGCCCTCCTCCAAGCTCAGCTCAAGCGCCTCCTCTCTGGATAGTCCCAG GGCCACACCAGAGCCCCCTTCTGGCTTGACGGACACAAGCATGGCTTCCAGTGCAGCGGAGAGTAAGAATGTAAGTGACTCTGCATCTGAAAGTGAAGAAGATGGGCTCCAGAACCACGGGGAGGAGGAGAACTCCTTCTTACAGGAGGTGCTGAGCTCTTTGAAGACGCCCCTCGTATCTGCCTCGCTTGATATGAAAACTGAGGGCGCCGTCCTggagatgaaggaggaagaggtcaaagaaaaggaggaagaagaggtagaaatggaagaagaagaggaggttaaggaagaagaggaagaggtggaTGAGTCCCTCAGTTCTCAGGCTGCTCCCTCGTGCTCCATGCTGTCAGATCAGACCACGAAGGAAGAGGAGCAGGTTGTCACTTCCTTGtggcaggaagaagaagaaggaggagtgGATGCTGAGGAAGAaacggaggaggaggaagaggaggaagaaccaGCTGTGGAGAGATTTATTCGATCTGAT GATGAGGAGAAAGGAGAAGAGCAGGCAGTAGAAGTCAAGCCTGAAGAGGACGACAGCGTGCTCTCATGCCAAACTATCAGCCAGGCAGGTGACGACAACGTGGGACAAGAAGATGGGGAGAGTGAGGGAGGGGACGAGGAGGAGGCAATCAAGCTGGAGAAGTCTGAAATGGAGGAGGAAGGGCGGGAGATGAGGGAAGAGGATGAGGAAGTCGAGACGACTGAAAGGACAGAAgtggaggaggcagaggaagcagtggaaggagaggagagaggcgCAGAAGAGATGCCTGAGATGCTTCCGGATACGCCGGGTGAAGAAGTTCAGGTGGTGGCGCAGGAGGTGGATGAAGGTGTGGCGCTTGAAGGTGACGCAGTGTGCGCTGTAAAACTCAAAGATGATGATCAAATTCCAGCAGAGATGAGCGATCAAGGACTCACCACGGAGCAGAAGGAGCAAGATTTCAACCAAAACTCTGGAGATGAGACTGAAGAGGGAGAAGACACAGTAGAGGAGGGGGCTGACCTCAGCGTGGGGTTAGACCAATCGGAGAAAGGTGTGGGAGGGAGCCAGAGTGATGCAGATCAAAGCGAACAGGAGCTGGAGAGCGAGGAAGCAACGCCGCAGTCAGACACTAAACAGATGGAGGAGTGTCCGAGTGAAGCCGCAGAACAAGACGACGGCTCCCCCGAGCCGCCTCCTTTGTCCCTGCAGTCACCAAAGAGCGAGGCCAGGAGTCCCACCAAGACCAGCACAGCGATCGTCCACATAAATCTAGTTTCTCCCAGCTCAGAAAAAGCCACGTCTTTATTCCAGCTgcctccagctgctgcagattccAGTGACAGCGCCAGTGAAGCGGCTTCACATGACACAGAGTCCACCTCTGCAGATAAAGAGGAAGCTGACggtgtggaggaggaagaagaagaagaaacgcaTCAAGACGCTGCATCTCCTGCACCGGCTGAGGAAAAGACAAGCCAGCCGCCCTGCAGCCCCGATCATACTAAAGTCCGCTTCACGATCGCTCCCGCCTGGCAGAGATCACAAAGTCTGAaccctcctccttccccaccTGCTTCTGTCTCCTCCCCCTTCGCTGTCGCACCATCCAGCTGCGAGGAGCCGGAGACTGTGACCGAGGATTCGGTCACGAAAGCAGAACTGGCGACTTCACCAAAGGTCGAGTTGGTGCTGAGCCCCAGTAGGGTGAAAACCGCCAAACCACAAAGCAGTGTGACACCGGCTCCACCCAAGATCTCTACTTCTGCGAGCATTGAAG AGAGCTCAGTGATTGTAGAGGGAAACCCGGACAATCCCTTCGGAGTTCGGCTGAGAAAGACTTCGGCTCTGCTGCGCTTCAGCTCAGAGGAGGAAAACACAGAG CCTCCGACTGAGTCACAAACTCAGCCACCCAGCTCTAAAGTTGACTCCCCGCAGCCAGTCAGTGTTAAGCCCTCCATCTGTCCACCGGTCAGCATCAAACCTGCGCTGCCTAAGAAGCCAGAGGTTCAAGCTGAAAGTGGAGGGAAACTGAAGCGCGTCTCAG ATTCAGTTGCGGGCCGCGCTGTTTCTACTGGATCTGATCCTCCCAGCTGGATCTCTGTGGCCAAACAGAAGCAGAAGATCTATAAGGAAAACTCACTGGAGGAGATCACTGTCAAGAAG GAGGACCAAGAGAGAAAGTCTTCACTTCCAACATACGTCTGCTCAGCTGCAAGCAAGGAGCAAGGCACCAAAACAGCTGAAACCAAAGGCAAAG GGGCTCATTTGGAGATGAGCAAGCCGTCAGTGTCTCCAGACAAGGAGGCCAGAAGGCCTTTCTCTCCTCCGACTCCAGTGCCGCCTCAGCCTTTAAAATCCCAGCCCCTCCCCTGTGTTGCCCCCAAACCCTATGTCCCACCACCCCAAGAAAAGTATCCACCACAACCTAACCCCCCTCAGCGATGCCTGTCAACACCAGACGCTCCAAAATCTCCTGCTACTCCATCATCTCCCTCTAAAACTCCGCTCACCTGCTCCCCATTTCCATCGAGGACCGCCTCGGAAAAGCCCGTCCTTAGAGCGCCGGGGCTTCCTGGACAGACGCCGCCCTCCCAGCGAAACCTGCCTCCCACAACTCTGGCCCAGGACGAGCCCCCCTGGATGGCGCTGGCCAAGAAGAAAGCCAAAGCCTGGAGCGAGATGCCCCAGATAGTCCAGTGA
- the LOC113033157 gene encoding uncharacterized protein KIAA1211-like isoform X2, with translation MAGMYGCFKGRNSDSAAMASGTPDVTTNQEPAEVQEECSGKKKSKFQTFKRFFARKKRKDPSAAGADASLKASQSSDNVSKASESNTLTRAEKDKGSGSKISLGGKALSHDSVFVSDSSEANEALGASQDSIHGKVKSLQLQLKQAIKLGSPPSLMCVKRAEDPATMSEDDGLPCSPPEYTTVHTNQAQANSSISLEGIDSDEDRLSCAASSRAVSPLVVPGDFSQPASPFVCLDNSAAKHKLALRQKARRRPASRTEGKAGQESEMEAKLTTSTPLQDQQEAEEVADVLLKPEVEREENEEEESEETDQPQHSIQSLLGDEEEGEDESDAEQDVSHGPDTSSPPEPSHSEEEDSDSQPLPSSKLSSSASSLDSPRATPEPPSGLTDTSMASSAAESKNVSDSASESEEDGLQNHGEEENSFLQEVLSSLKTPLVSASLDMKTEGAVLEMKEEEVKEKEEEEVEMEEEEEVKEEEEEVDESLSSQAAPSCSMLSDQTTKEEEQVVTSLWQEEEEGGVDAEEETEEEEEEEEPAVERFIRSDDEEKGEEQAVEVKPEEDDSVLSCQTISQAGDDNVGQEDGESEGGDEEEAIKLEKSEMEEEGREMREEDEEVETTERTEVEEAEEAVEGEERGAEEMPEMLPDTPGEEVQVVAQEVDEGVALEGDAVCAVKLKDDDQIPAEMSDQGLTTEQKEQDFNQNSGDETEEGEDTVEEGADLSVGLDQSEKGVGGSQSDADQSEQELESEEATPQSDTKQMEECPSEAAEQDDGSPEPPPLSLQSPKSEARSPTKTSTAIVHINLVSPSSEKATSLFQLPPAAADSSDSASEAASHDTESTSADKEEADGVEEEEEEETHQDAASPAPAEEKTSQPPCSPDHTKVRFTIAPAWQRSQSLNPPPSPPASVSSPFAVAPSSCEEPETVTEDSVTKAELATSPKVELVLSPSRVKTAKPQSSVTPAPPKISTSASIEESSVIVEGNPDNPFGVRLRKTSALLRFSSEEENTEPPTESQTQPPSSKVDSPQPVSVKPSICPPVSIKPALPKKPEVQAESGGKLKRVSDSVAGRAVSTGSDPPSWISVAKQKQKIYKENSLEEITVKKEDQERKSSLPTYVCSAASKEQGTKTAETKGKGAHLEMSKPSVSPDKEARRPFSPPTPVPPQPLKSQPLPCVAPKPYVPPPQEKYPPQPNPPQRCLSTPDAPKSPATPSSPSKTPLTCSPFPSRTASEKPVLRAPGLPGQTPPSQRNLPPTTLAQDEPPWMALAKKKAKAWSEMPQIVQ, from the exons CAGTGACAGTGCTGCCATGGCATCAGGAACTCCAGACGTGAcgaccaatcaggagcctgctGAAGTCCAGGAAGAGTGCTCAG GAAAGAAGAAGTCCAAGTTCCAAACGTTTAAAAGGTTCTTTgccaggaagaagagaaaggatCCATCAGCTGCAGGAGCGGACGCGAGCCTTAAAGCCAGCCAGTCGAGTGACAATGTCAGCaaagcatcagagagcaacacaCTCACTCGAGCAGAGAAGGATAAAGGCTCTGG GTCGAAGATCAGTCTGGGAGGCAAGGCTTTGTCACATGACTCCGTGTTTGTTTCTGACTCATCGGAGGCGAACGAGGCTCTGGGGGCATCGCAGGACAGCATTCATGGGAAGGTGAAATCACTCCAG cttcAGCTGAAGCAGGCCATCAAACTGGGCTCTCCACCGTCTCTGATGTGTGTGAAGAGGGCAGAAGATCCTGCGACCATGTCTGAGGATGACGGCCTACCCTGCAGCCCACCAGAATACACAACAGTTCACACG aatcaggctcaggcgAACAGTTCCATCAGTCTGGAGGGAATAGACAGCGATGAGGACCGG CTGTCCTGCGCAGCCTCCAGCAGAGCAGTGAGCCCCCTGGTGGTTCCAGGAGACTTCAGCCAGCCGGCCAGTCCTTTTGTCTGTCTGGATAACTCTGCAGCCAAGCACAAGCTGGCCCTGAGGCAAAAAGCCAGGAGGAGACCTGCCAGT CGAACAGAGGGGAAAGCAGGGCAAGAGTCTGAGATGGAGGCGAAGCTGACGACCTCCACACCGCTGCAAGACCAGCAGGAGGCAGAAG AAGTGGCTGATGTTCTGCTGAAACCAGAAGTTGAGAGGGAGgaaaatgaggaagaggagagcgAGGAGACGGATCAACCACAACATTCCATACAATCCCTGTTgggagatgaggaggagggagaagatGAGTCCGATGCCGAACAGGATGTTTCTCACGGCCCGGACACTTCCTCTCCTCCTGAGCCAAGTCACTCGGAGGAAGAAGACTCCGACAGCCAGCCCCTGCCCTCCTCCAAGCTCAGCTCAAGCGCCTCCTCTCTGGATAGTCCCAG GGCCACACCAGAGCCCCCTTCTGGCTTGACGGACACAAGCATGGCTTCCAGTGCAGCGGAGAGTAAGAATGTAAGTGACTCTGCATCTGAAAGTGAAGAAGATGGGCTCCAGAACCACGGGGAGGAGGAGAACTCCTTCTTACAGGAGGTGCTGAGCTCTTTGAAGACGCCCCTCGTATCTGCCTCGCTTGATATGAAAACTGAGGGCGCCGTCCTggagatgaaggaggaagaggtcaaagaaaaggaggaagaagaggtagaaatggaagaagaagaggaggttaaggaagaagaggaagaggtggaTGAGTCCCTCAGTTCTCAGGCTGCTCCCTCGTGCTCCATGCTGTCAGATCAGACCACGAAGGAAGAGGAGCAGGTTGTCACTTCCTTGtggcaggaagaagaagaaggaggagtgGATGCTGAGGAAGAaacggaggaggaggaagaggaggaagaaccaGCTGTGGAGAGATTTATTCGATCTGAT GATGAGGAGAAAGGAGAAGAGCAGGCAGTAGAAGTCAAGCCTGAAGAGGACGACAGCGTGCTCTCATGCCAAACTATCAGCCAGGCAGGTGACGACAACGTGGGACAAGAAGATGGGGAGAGTGAGGGAGGGGACGAGGAGGAGGCAATCAAGCTGGAGAAGTCTGAAATGGAGGAGGAAGGGCGGGAGATGAGGGAAGAGGATGAGGAAGTCGAGACGACTGAAAGGACAGAAgtggaggaggcagaggaagcagtggaaggagaggagagaggcgCAGAAGAGATGCCTGAGATGCTTCCGGATACGCCGGGTGAAGAAGTTCAGGTGGTGGCGCAGGAGGTGGATGAAGGTGTGGCGCTTGAAGGTGACGCAGTGTGCGCTGTAAAACTCAAAGATGATGATCAAATTCCAGCAGAGATGAGCGATCAAGGACTCACCACGGAGCAGAAGGAGCAAGATTTCAACCAAAACTCTGGAGATGAGACTGAAGAGGGAGAAGACACAGTAGAGGAGGGGGCTGACCTCAGCGTGGGGTTAGACCAATCGGAGAAAGGTGTGGGAGGGAGCCAGAGTGATGCAGATCAAAGCGAACAGGAGCTGGAGAGCGAGGAAGCAACGCCGCAGTCAGACACTAAACAGATGGAGGAGTGTCCGAGTGAAGCCGCAGAACAAGACGACGGCTCCCCCGAGCCGCCTCCTTTGTCCCTGCAGTCACCAAAGAGCGAGGCCAGGAGTCCCACCAAGACCAGCACAGCGATCGTCCACATAAATCTAGTTTCTCCCAGCTCAGAAAAAGCCACGTCTTTATTCCAGCTgcctccagctgctgcagattccAGTGACAGCGCCAGTGAAGCGGCTTCACATGACACAGAGTCCACCTCTGCAGATAAAGAGGAAGCTGACggtgtggaggaggaagaagaagaagaaacgcaTCAAGACGCTGCATCTCCTGCACCGGCTGAGGAAAAGACAAGCCAGCCGCCCTGCAGCCCCGATCATACTAAAGTCCGCTTCACGATCGCTCCCGCCTGGCAGAGATCACAAAGTCTGAaccctcctccttccccaccTGCTTCTGTCTCCTCCCCCTTCGCTGTCGCACCATCCAGCTGCGAGGAGCCGGAGACTGTGACCGAGGATTCGGTCACGAAAGCAGAACTGGCGACTTCACCAAAGGTCGAGTTGGTGCTGAGCCCCAGTAGGGTGAAAACCGCCAAACCACAAAGCAGTGTGACACCGGCTCCACCCAAGATCTCTACTTCTGCGAGCATTGAAG AGAGCTCAGTGATTGTAGAGGGAAACCCGGACAATCCCTTCGGAGTTCGGCTGAGAAAGACTTCGGCTCTGCTGCGCTTCAGCTCAGAGGAGGAAAACACAGAG CCTCCGACTGAGTCACAAACTCAGCCACCCAGCTCTAAAGTTGACTCCCCGCAGCCAGTCAGTGTTAAGCCCTCCATCTGTCCACCGGTCAGCATCAAACCTGCGCTGCCTAAGAAGCCAGAGGTTCAAGCTGAAAGTGGAGGGAAACTGAAGCGCGTCTCAG ATTCAGTTGCGGGCCGCGCTGTTTCTACTGGATCTGATCCTCCCAGCTGGATCTCTGTGGCCAAACAGAAGCAGAAGATCTATAAGGAAAACTCACTGGAGGAGATCACTGTCAAGAAG GAGGACCAAGAGAGAAAGTCTTCACTTCCAACATACGTCTGCTCAGCTGCAAGCAAGGAGCAAGGCACCAAAACAGCTGAAACCAAAGGCAAAG GGGCTCATTTGGAGATGAGCAAGCCGTCAGTGTCTCCAGACAAGGAGGCCAGAAGGCCTTTCTCTCCTCCGACTCCAGTGCCGCCTCAGCCTTTAAAATCCCAGCCCCTCCCCTGTGTTGCCCCCAAACCCTATGTCCCACCACCCCAAGAAAAGTATCCACCACAACCTAACCCCCCTCAGCGATGCCTGTCAACACCAGACGCTCCAAAATCTCCTGCTACTCCATCATCTCCCTCTAAAACTCCGCTCACCTGCTCCCCATTTCCATCGAGGACCGCCTCGGAAAAGCCCGTCCTTAGAGCGCCGGGGCTTCCTGGACAGACGCCGCCCTCCCAGCGAAACCTGCCTCCCACAACTCTGGCCCAGGACGAGCCCCCCTGGATGGCGCTGGCCAAGAAGAAAGCCAAAGCCTGGAGCGAGATGCCCCAGATAGTCCAGTGA